The following proteins come from a genomic window of Aspergillus oryzae RIB40 DNA, chromosome 4:
- a CDS encoding Nrd1 complex RNA-binding subunit (RNA polymerase II C-terminal domain-binding protein RA4, contains RPR and RRM domains), with protein sequence MSSAVAELDNYLQSMLALKPPGVSGSKINSITSLCTANVQNESVLIQKIYTHFKKAPGTHKLGVLYVVDSVTRQWVEAARKAGQPSGSAAPDGTFAAGVNRVTELLPVLMTDIINNAPEDQKEKIRKLVDIWERGYTFPAPMLASFKEKLNAPAAHNVESTTPEGSPAPNYIPLGGPQQSQLPLSSNGATSTTPQSAPDTSSILKALADMAKQNTAAPSASAAPAVAPQANPLGTLTQQSAAPQPVSSSVDQASQPQNGQASVNPFTAGAMATPFAALSNVAQNTALVQPQSQSQTPNPLTAAQNPLAALLPQATAGPAQPTPAVTTDALQQQLQLLQLLAAQGIPQDQWATALQILSLSNAANMGNMNPTQAAGFNLPGQNVNTWGRPDSQSREFDRDRERDRDYMRSPPGQYRRRSRSPGWDRRRDVSPPRRRDSPVYGEYHGDSPGRRGGDPRGRRGNDYRQRSPPGRRRRTPSPRKDPTLPPPGPKFIEWDYSIGQGNIKVLSRTLFVGGVTSSEAHLRSLFGKFGIVQTCIVNIDKRHAFIKMISRQDAVLAREGMESYKSGDMQLRTRWGVGFGPRDCSDYQTGISIIPVERLTEADRKWMLTAEYGGTGGRPIESGMVVEEPDIEIGAGVSSKAISRRIATDTGGKRGPISSRTQQDRFPRPDRDGPSARMGPGGHGGQPDRDISNANNVGVPPAVPGFGFSFPGMPMFPPGFMMGGAQAGTSSGSAQPPPPGQGGN encoded by the exons ATGTCGTCTGCTGTAGCAGAACTGGACAATTATCTCCAGTCTATGCTCGCCCTTAAGCCTCCTGGTGTCTCAGGCTCTAAGATCAACAGTATCACGTCGCTCTGCACCGCGAATGTTCAG AATGAATCCGTTCTTATCCAGAAGATCTATACACACTTCAAGAAGGCTCCGGGAACACACAAGTTGGGCGTACTCTATGTCGTAGACTCTGTAACTCGACAGTGGGTAGAAGCAGCGCGCAAGGCAGGTCAACCATCTGGTAGTGCCGCTCCTGATGGAACCTTCGCCGCTGGTGTTAACAGAGTGACCGAATTACTACCTGTCTTGATGACTGATATCATAAACAACGCTCCTGAGGATCAAAAG GAAAAAATCAGGAAGCTGGTTGATATTTGGGAGCGTGGATATACTTTCCCCGCCCCCATGCTTGCCTCATTCAAAGAAAAACTAAACGCACCCGCAGCTCACA ATGTTGAGTCCACCACACCTGAGGGTTCCCCAGCCCCAAATTATATCCCCCTGGGGGGTCCTCAGCAGTCGCAGTTACCGCTGTCATCTAATGGCGCAACCTCGACTACCCCTCAGTCGGCGCCAGATACCTCTAGTATATTGAAAGCCCTGGCTGATATGGCCAAACAAAACACAGCGGCTCCATCAGCGTCAGCAGCGCCGGCAGTAGCACCGCAGGCTAATCCTCTTGGTACTTTAACCCAGCAGAGTGCAGCTCCGCAGCCAGTGTCATCATCCGTAGACCAGGCATCACAACCCCAGAATGGGCAGGCTAGCGTAAACCCATTTACCGCTGGGGCTATGGCGACACCTTTCGCGGCCTTGAGTAATGTCGCTCAAAACACGGCATTGGTACAACCACAAAGCCAGAGTCAGACTCCGAACCCATTGACTGCGGCACAGAATCCACTGGCTGCGCTACTGCCGCAGGCAACTGCAGGCCCAGCTCAGCCCACTCCCGCTGTTACGACCGATGCGCTGCAACAGCAACTCCAGCTTTTACAGCTTCTGGCCGCGCAGGGTATTCCACAGGACCAGTGGGCCACCGCTCTGCAGATCCTCAGTCTGTCTAATGCCGCTAACATGGGCAACATGAATCCTACTCAGGCTGCCGGCTTTAATTTACCAGGTCAAAATGTCAATACCTGGGGTCGTCCCGATTCCCAATCACGTGAGTTTGATCGGGACCGTGAGCGGGACCGTGACTATATGCGCTCACCTCCAGGTCAGTATCGTCGCCGTTCCCGGTCCCCAGGCTGGGATAGACGTCGTGATGTgtctcctcctcgtcgcCGTGATAGTCCTGTTTACGGTGAGTACCATGGCGACTCTCCCGGTCGTAGGGGTGGTGATCCCCGCGGTCGGCGTGGGAATGATTATCGTCAGCGCAGCCCTCCTGGGCGTAGACGTCGTACTCCGTCTCCTCGTAAGGACCCTACACTACCGCCACCCGGCCCCAAATTTATCGAGTGGGATTACTCTATTGGGCAAGGCAATATCAAAG TTCTGAGTCGAACCCTTTTCGTTGGTGGTGTCAC GTCATCAGAGGCTCACTTGCGCTCTCTATTCGGCAAGTTTGGCATCGTCCAGACTTGCATTGTCAACATAGACAAACGCCATGCTTTCATCAAGATGATCAGCCGCCAGGATGCTGTGCTTGCCCGTGAAGGTATGGAATCTTATAAGTCTGGAGACATGCAACTTAGA ACTCGATGGGGTGTCGGATTCGGACCGCGTGACTGTAGCGACTATCAGACAGGCATTAGTATAATTCCGGTTGAACGACTCACGGAGGCGGATCGGAAATGGATGCTCACTGCTGAATATGGCGGGACCGGAGGCAGACCCATCGAGAGCGGCATGGTTGTTGAAGAGCCAGATATCGAGATCGGTGCTGGAGTTTCATCCAAAG CTATCAGCAGGCGGATTGCAACTGATACGGGGGGCAAACGGGGTCCAATTTCATCCCGCACACAGCAGGACCGCTTCCCCCGACCAGACCGGGACGGACCTTCGGCTAGAATGGGCCCTGGCGGCCATGGTGGCCAACCCGATCGAGATATCTCGAATGCAAACAATGTCGGCGTCCCTCCTGCTGTGCCCGGTTTtggcttttcctttccggGTATGCCCATGTTCCCTCCAGGATTCATGATGGGAGGAGCACAAGCTGGAACATCTAGCGGGTCAGCACAGCCCCCACCCCCGGGTCAAGGGGGCAACTAA
- the cit1 gene encoding citrate (Si)-synthase CIT1 (citrate synthase), producing the protein MASSLRIGTSVLRSTSLAGKPVVQSVAFNGLRCYSTGKAKSLKETFADNLPGEIEKVKKLRKDYGNKVIGEVTLDQAYGGARGVKCLVWEGSVLDSEEGIRFRGYTIPECQKLLPKAPGGEEPLPEGLFWLLLTGEIPSEQQVRDLSAEWAARSDLPKFIEELIDRCPSTLHPMAQFSLAVTALEHESAFAKAYAKGINKKDYWNYTFEDSMDLIAKLPTIAAKIYRNVFKDGKVAPIQKDKDYSYNLANQLGFGNNNDFVELMRLYLTIHSDHEGGNVSAHTTHLVGSALSSPMLSLSAGLNGLAGPLHGLANQEVLNWLTKMKAAIGNDLSDQAIKDYLWSTLNAGQVVPGYGHAVLRKTDPRYVSQREFALRKLPDDQMFNLVSQVYKIAPGVLTEHGKTKNPFPNVDAHSGVLLQYYGLTEANYYTVLFGVSRALGVLPQLIIDRALGAPIERPKSFSTEAYAKLVGAKL; encoded by the exons atggcttcttccttgagaATCGGAACTTCTGTTCTTCGATCCACCTCTCTCGCCGGTAAGCCGGTCGTGCAGTCCGTTGCCTTCAATGGTTTGCGCTGCTACTCTAccggcaaggccaag TCCTTGAAGGAGACATTCGCCGACAATCTCCCTGGCGAGattgagaaggtcaagaagctcaggaA GGACTATGGCAACAAGGTCATCGGCGAGGTCACCCTCGACCAGGCCTACGGCGGTGCTCGTGGTGTGAAGTGCCTCGTGTGGGAA GGTTCTGTTTTGGATTCCGAAGAAGGTATCCGTTTCCGTGGATACACC ATCCCCGAATGCCAGAAGCTGTTACCCAAGGCTCCCGGTGGCGAGGAGCCTCTTCCCGAAG GTCTCTTCTGGCTGCTGTTGACCGGCGAAATTCCCTCTGAGCAGCAGGTTCGCGATCTGTCTGCCGAGTGGGCTGCTCGTTCTGACCTCCCCAAATTCATCGAGGAGCTCATTGACCGCTGTCCCAGCACTCTTCACCCCATGGCTCAGTTCTCTCTGGCTGTCACTGCCCTTGAGCACGAGTCCGCTTTCGCCAAGGCCTACGCTAAAGgtatcaacaagaaggaCTACTGGAACTACACCTTCGAGGATTCCATGGACCTCATTGCCAAGCTTCCTACTATCGCCGCGAAGATTTACCGCAACGTCTTCAAGGACGGCAAGGTCGCTCCTATccagaaggacaaggattACTCCTACAACTTGGCCAACCAGCTCGGCTTTGGTAACAACAATGACTTCGTTGAGCTCATGCGTTTGTACCTGACCATCCACTCTGACCATGAGGGTGGAAACGTCAGCGCTCACACCACCCACCTTGTTGGTAGTGCTCTGAGCTCCCCTATGCTGTCTTTGTCTGCTGGTCTGAACGGATTGGCTGGCCCCCTTCACGGATT GGCAAACCAGGAAGTGCTTAACTGGCTCACAAAGATGAAGGCTGCCATTGGTAACGACCTCAGTGACCAGGCCATCAAGGACTACTTGTGGTCCACTCTCAACGCTGGCCAGGTTGTTCCCGGATACGGTCACGCTGTCCTGCGTAAGACTGATCCTCGTTACGTTTCTCAGCGCGAGTTTGCACTTCGCAAGCTCCCTGATGACCAAATGTTCAATCTCGTCAGCCAGGTCTACAAGATTGCTCCTGGCGTGCTGACTGAGCATGGCAAGACCAAGAACCCCTTCCCCAATGTTGATGCT CACTCTGGTGTCCTTCTTCAGTACTATGGCCTGACTGAGGCCAACTATTACACCGTCCTGTTCGGTGTCTCTCGTGCTCTAGGTGTTCTGCCTCAGCTGATCATTGACCGCGCCCTTGGTGCCCCCATTGAGCGCCCCAAGTCCTTCAGCACGGAGGCTTACGCCAAGCTTGTCGGTGCCAAGCTGTAA
- a CDS encoding putative mitochondrial DNA replication protein (Yhm2) (mitochondrial tricarboxylate/dicarboxylate carrier proteins), giving the protein MSTTTAEMAPAGRKLEKKPVKFSNLLLGAGLNMFEVTTLGQPLEVIKTTMAANRGDSFASAMGRIWGRGGILGYYQGLIPWAWIEASTKGAVLLFVASEAEFRAKVLGAPDFLAGISGGMAGGIAQAYATMGFCTCMKTVEITKHKMAAQGVKPPSTFATFMDIYRKEGIRGINRGVNAVAIRQTTNWGSRFGLSRLAESAIRKVTNKDEGQKLSAMEKVLASGLGGGLSAWNQPIEVIRVEMQSKKDDPNRPKNLTVGKTFKYIYETNGLKGLYRGVTPRIGLGIWQTVCMVALGDMAKEAVEKLTGDQVTAKH; this is encoded by the exons ATGTCTACTACTACAGCTGAGATGGCCCCTGCCGGCCGTaagctcgagaagaagcccgTCAAGTTTAGCAATCTGCTGC TTGGTGCAGGATTGAATATGTTCGA GGTCACCACTTTGGGACAG CCGCTGGAAGTGATCAAGACGACCATGGCCGCCAATCGAGGCGACAGTTTCGCCAGCGCTATGGGTCGGATATGGGGTCGTGGCGGGATCCTCGGTT ATTATCAAGGTCTCATTCCGTGGGCCTGGATTGAGGCCTCCACCAAAGGCGCTGTCCTCCTTTTCGTCGCGTCCGAGGCAGAATTCCGTGCCAAGGTGCTCGGCGCGCCAGACTTCCTCGCTGGTATCTCAGGAGGTATGGCGGGTGGTATTGCCCAGGCATATGCCACTATGGGCTTCTGCACCTGTATGAAGACGGTCGAGATTACCAAGCACAAGATGGCTGCCCAGGGTGTAAAGCCTCCAAGCACCTTCGCGACATTCATGGACATCTACCGCAAGGAAGGCATCCGTGGTATCAACCGCGGTGTGAATGCGGTCGCTATCCGTCAAACTACGAACTGGGGCTCTCGTTTCGGTCTTTCTCGTCTCGCAGAATCAGCAATTCGCAAGGTGACCAACAAGGATGAAGGACAAAAACTGAGTGCGATGGAGAAGGTCTTAGCCTCCGGCCTCGGTGGTGGTCTCTCTGCTTGGAACCAGCCTATTGAAGTCATTCGCGTGGAGATGCAGAGTAAGAAGGACGACCCCAACCGGCCTAAGAACTTGACCGTTGGCAAAACCTTCAAGTACATCTACGAGACCAACGGTCTTAAGGGTCTTTACCGTGGAGTTACTCCCCGTATAGGCCTAGGAATCTGGCAGACAGTCTGCATGGTGGCTCTTGGTGACAT GGCCAAGGAAGCAGTCGAAAAACTGACGGGCGATCAAGTCACCGCTAAGCACTAG
- a CDS encoding ubiquinol--cytochrome-c reductase subunit 2 (ubiquinol cytochrome c reductase, subunit QCR2) has translation MLSRSTFSRNAPRAVQKQCSAAGINSRRSMASAATPGLQYDVTEAAGVKLANREVAGPTATLALVAKAGPRYQPFPGFSDALEQFAFKSTLKRSALRINREVELLGGEVSSTHSRENVVLKAKFLSNDLPYFAELLAEVASQSKFAAHELNEVVIKHLKLRQQALAANPEQQAVDAAHSLAFHRGLGESITPSTTTPIEKYLSAEALAEFAQQAYAKSNIALVGSGSNSAELSKWVGQFFKELPSSGSSSQYQLRPGATSKYHGGEQRVSSKAGNAVVIAFPGSAAFGTSGHKPEASVLAALLGGESTIKWTPGFSLLAQATQGFSQVRASTKSHTYSDAGLFTISLSGKADHVASASKNAVDALKKVAAGEVASEDIKKAIALAKFRALESAQSLETGLEATGSALLSGGKPYQIGEIAQSIDAVTEAQVTDAAKNFLSDKASVASVGDLFQLPYGEDLGLTV, from the exons ATGCTGTCGCGGTCTACTTTCAGCCGAAATGCGCCCCGTGCGGTCCAGAAGCAGTGCTCTGCTGCCGGCATCAACAGCCGTCGAAGCATGGCCTCTGCTGCGACCCCAGGCCTCCAGTACGATGTCACCGAGGCTGCTGGCGTGAAGCTCGCCAATAGAGAAGTAGCCGGTCCTACAGCAACCCTGGCGTTGGTTGCAAAGGCCGGCCCCCGTTACCAGCCATTCCCTGGGTTCTCCGATGCTCTCGAACAATTTGCCTTCAAG TCCACACTCAAACGGTCGGCGTTGCGGATCAACCGGGAGGTTGAACTGCTCGGCGGTGAAGTTTCTTCGACACACTCGCGTGAAAATGTTGTCCTCAAGGCCAAGTTCCTCTCGAACGATCTTCCTTACTTTGCCGAACTTCTCGCAGAGGTTGCTTCTCAGTCGAAGTTTGCAG CCCACGAATTGAATGAGGTCGTCATCAAGCACCTCAAACTCAGACAACAAGCCCTTGCCGCCAATCCTGAGCAGCAGGCTGTCGATGCTGCCCACTCCCTGGCTTTCCACCGTGGCCTGGGGGAGAGCATCACCCCTTCCACCACTACTCCTATTGAGAAATACCTTTCGGCTGAAGCCCTCGCCGAGTTCGCCCAGCAGGCTTATGCCAAGTCCAACATTGCGCTTGTAGGCAGTGGCTCAAACTCTGCTGAACTGTCCAAGTGGGTTGGCCAGTTCTTCAAGGAACTCCCCAGCTCTGGCAGCTCCAGTCAGTACCAGCTCCGTCCCGGCGCCACTTCCAAGTACCATGGCGGTGAGCAGCGTGTCTCTTCCAAAGCCGGCAACGCTGTTGTCATTGCATTCCCTGGCTCCGCTGCTTTCGGCACCTCTGGCCACAAGCCTGAAGCTTCTGTTCTTGCTGCCCTCCTTGGTGGTGAGTCCACTATCAAGTGGACTCCTGGCTTCTCCCTCCTGGCTCAGGCTACTCAGGGCTTCTCCCAGGTCCGTGCCTCTACCAAGAGCCACACCTACTCTGATGCTGGCCTCTTCACTATTTCGCTTTCTGGTAAGGCCGATCATGTTGCTTCAGCCAGCAAGAATGCTGTGGATGCCCTCAAGAAGGTTGCCGCCGGCGAAGTTGCTAGCGAAGACATCAAAAAGGCAATCGCTCTGGCGAAGTTCCGTGCTCTTGAGTCGGCTCAGAGCCTCGAGACCGGCCTTGAGGCCACTGGCTCTGCTCTTCTCAGCGGCGGCAAGCCTTACCAGATCGGCGAAATCGCTCAAAGCATCGACGCCGTTACGGAGGCCCAGGTTACGGAT GCCGCAAAGAACTTCCTCTCTGACAAGGCCTCCGTCGCCTCCGTTGGAgacctcttccagctccctTACGGCGAGGACCTTGGTCTGACCGTTTAA
- a CDS encoding putative DNA directed RNA polymerase III subunit Rpc82 (RNA polymerase III (C) subunit), whose product MTSQYAGELCTLLVEDNFGELFARIFSTLNRYDRLSFSRLKFYSRLSNAQLRHGLAAMIQQHLVYHYTSYDDGITYYEPNMQSAYYLVRSGKILELIEHRLGKYAATVMSTIMFLGHAQVGYLETLPALRPSNSDVNRASEERGGIHETEEYHGEEARQETEEHRETEGRPNGLNSDYTSSERPALLHPTLKALAGHGYILRVRDAQFQSYADNALDAERTIKSRPDIKALKGKKLDEAVTEGTLELLKERLDGDLTRGLMFNGVPRGAKRRHTTGATEASNKKARVDYAAVDEDEDGGEENEWSDDDFGEDTIPMESGITVRINYEKLDVALRNRRFLELAERDSSPVTAEVYESLLRRIEYQTAKCRDTTEIPREGEEGEHYSVPVPLRAVVEDVDLFLDLAGSVGPMEVSQPINRRGKRPLEETTNGAAHDGTNGGQSDGNRTYEVDQHLCLLAQPPYSLTSKRMVSGLITWTVEFRHLARKLRHLELERIIEARYGDVALRVVRVLHDKGKLDEKRLQEISLLPFKDLRQVLASMQTGGFVDLQEVPRDALRQPSKTIFLWFYDPDRVGNSVLEDTYKAMSRCLQRLRFERSRLKEFLEKTERSDVKGNEERYLSEAELTLLGQWRAKEALLLGEVARLDEMVAVIRDY is encoded by the exons ATGACTTCCCAA TATGCTGGAGAGCTCTGTACGCTCCTTGTCGAAGATAACTTTGGGGAACTGTTTGCG CGCATTTTCTCGACATTAAATCGCTATGATCgactttccttttcccggCTGAAATTCTACTCCCGTCTCTCCAACGCCCAGCTTCGTCATGGCCTCGCTGCTATGATTCAGCAACACCTTGTCTACCACTACACGTCCTATGATGACGGCATTACGTACTACGAACCCAACATGCAATCCGCATACTATCTTGTCCGATCCGGGAAGATCTTGGAGCTTATAGAACATCGATTGGGAAAATATGCCGCCACTGTTATGTCGACCATCATGTTTCTTGGCCATGCGCAAGTTGGCTATCTCGAAACCCTTCCGGCTCTGAGACCTTCGAACTCCGACGTGAATAGAGCTAGTGAGGAGCGTGGTGGAATCCATGAAACTGAAGAGTACCACGGAGAGGAAGCACGCCAGGAAACTGAGGAACATAGGGAAACTGAAGGCCGACCGAATGGGCTCAATAGTGATTATACTTCTAGTGAAcgtccagctcttcttcacccgACTTTGAAAGCATTGGCAGGACATGGTTACATACTACGTGTCAGGGATGCTCAATTCCAAAGCTATGCTGACAACGCTTTGGATGCCGAGCGCACAATTAAGTCAAGACCAGACATTAAAGCCCTTAAGGGAAAAAAACTAGACGAAGCAGTTACCGAGGGGACGCTCGAATTGCTCAAAGAACGGTTGGACGGAGACCTCACTCGTGGGTTGATGTTTAATGGAGTGCCCCGAGGAGCTAAACGAAGGCATACCACTGGAGCTACCGAGGCATCTAATAAAAAGGCGCGAGTTGACTATGCTGctgtcgatgaggatgaggacggtggagaagaaaacgagtGGTCAGACGATGACTTTGGTGAAGATACAATACCTATGGAG TCCGGCATCACTGTACGCATAAATTATGAGAAATTGGACGTCGCTCTCCGGAACCGCCGTTTTTTGGAACTTGCAGAGCGGGACTCCTCTCCCGTGACAGCCGAAGTTTACGAAAGTCTCCTACGACGTATCGAATACCAGACAGCGAAATGTCGAGATACCACTGAAATCCCTCgcgagggagaggagggcgaaCATTATTCTGTGCCAGTTCCTCTAAGAGCAGTGGTAGAGGATGTCGACCTGTTTCTGGACCTAGCAGGATCAGTTGGTCCCATGGAGGTCTCTCAGCCTATAAACAGGCGCGGCAAGCGACCGTTGGAAGAAACCACGAACGGTGCAGCCCATGATGGGACCAACGGGGGGCAATCAGATGGAAATCGTACCTACGAAGTCGACCAGCATCTCTGCCTTCTAGCTCAACCACCTTATAGCCTCACCTCCAAACGTATGGTTTCGGGTCTAATTACCTGGACTGTCGAGTTCCGCCACTTGGCACGCAAACTTCGTCATCTTGAATTGGAACGTATTATCGAAGCGAGATATGGCGATGTTGCATTACGGGTTGTCCGTGTACTCCATGACAAGGGCAAACTAGATGAGAAACGTCTACAGGAAATCAGCCTTCTTCCATTCAAAGACCTACGCCAGGTTCTCGCCAGCATGCAGACTGGCGGATTCGTCGACTTACAAGAAGTGCCGCGAGACGCACTGCGACAGCCTTCAAAAActatttttctctggttCTACGACCCCGATCGCGTCGGTAATAGTGTCTTGGAGGATACGTACAAGGCAATGTCTCGATGTTTGCAGCGCCTGCGGTTCGAGCGGAGTCGGCTGAAAGAATTTCTTGAGAAGACAGAGCGAAGCGATGTTAAGGGCAATGAGGAGCGATACCTGTCTGAAGCAGAACTAACCCTACTCGGACAATGGAGGGCGAAAGAGGCACTCTTGCTGGGAGAAGTAGCCCGGTTAGACGAAATGGTGGCCGTGATAAGGGACTACTAA
- a CDS encoding phosphate-sensing transcription factor PHO4 (predicted protein), whose product MEQDNSLSWPDITAPGDDEFSNFLEFGMHFPDMEGHGPSDQHPPRSIAHSVSMPTSTAPSGQEQLMRMETDAVAPQSSSYDRMMGDFPIELSSQVHQSQSHGSIPAPFSDAPVTPAFYAQKPPHPQIFNHQQLQQPQEQSHHHHVHHSQPTSQPYVPNGQPVIPPTPNSIEMQGSAATYPQRVDENHDMYDRYARINEEQALYTPLVSPAMTPLETQFRLPEYTIPGQYFTPLTSPALEAQNANSTGYPFHSGHVSDMGFVNSPIDSSIPVSSSPNSPGLIRKHHRRRPSNTKTFSARAKKQQSPSVRPQTRKKSLLQINSDEVLNGFSQHQGGPRSQPSTGSGLRYGSNESSGQDSVSPEPLSEPLMPPPALPTARRSPAIAPQAAQSQTNEPATPAMLMRIQRPQHSPAAIGQASGPVSSESQDDIMEDVILPEAATPTTHFSQSQVARIDTSLRNGRTDAASVITPALEPKPTPLAERTPGSVAPSPRTVAMPSPSGPVGKKSDTPKLGPLGRKRQSLSSSQPSPNLRPKISPSIQPLVRGECISSETSALYLASKSNYQHILDGTLLPGVSYPEALAENLSSKRTNHKLAEQGRRNRINNALKEIEALIPAEFVNMKNAKDATPCSLKGSEKEKEKPSNQQISKASTVEMAIDYIKALKKELEETKGKLEAAEARLGEKETSQAHDGDSVSPENEQLEKPGEVVGVLTSPATNGPA is encoded by the exons ATGGAGCAGGACAACTCACTTTCCTGGCCGGATATTACCGCCCCCGGCGACGATGAAttctccaacttccttgAATTTGGAATGCATTTCCCCGACATGGAGGGGCACGGGCCATCCGACCAGCACCCTCCTCGTTCTATCGCTCATTCCGTGTCGATGCCTACCTCAACTGCTCCTTCGGGCCAGGAACAGCTTATGCGTATGGAGACCGATGCGGTGGCCCCTCAATCATCGTCGTATGACCGCATGATGGGCGATTTTCCCATTGAGCTCTCCAGTCAAGTTCACCAAAGCCAGTCGCACGGCTCTATTCCAGCGCCTTTCTCCGATGCCCCGGTGACTCCGGCGTTCTATGCCCAGAAacctccacatccccaaaTCTTTAATCACCAGCAATTGCAGCAGCCGCAGGAGCAGtcacaccatcatcatgtcCATCATTCGCAACCAACTTCCCAGCCTTACGTACCTAACGGCCAGCCAGTGATACCTCCGACTCCTAATAGTATTGAAATGCAAGGAAGCGCGGCCACATACCCGCAACGTGTGGATGAGAATCATGACATGTACGACCGGTACGCTCGCATAAATGAGGAGCAG GCGCTCTACACCCCCTTGGTGTCTCCCGCCATGACCCCACTGGAGACCCAATTCCGGCTGCCAGAGTATACAATTCCTGGCCAGTACTTTACCCCTCTAACCTCCCCCGCTCTCGAGGCCCAGAATGCGAATTCAACCGGCTATCCGTTTCATTCCGGTCATGTCTCGGACATGGGTTTTGTGAATTCACCCATCGACAGTTCCATTCCTGTTTCGTCGTCCCCTAATTCACCTGGCTTGATTCGGAAACACCACCGACGCCGACCATCAAACACCAAAACATTTTCCGCTAGGGCCAAAAAACAACAATCTCCTTCGGTGCGGCCTCAGACACGCAAGAAGTCACTCCTGCAAATCAACTCGGATGAGGTATTGAACGGCTTCAGCCAACATCAAGGTGGCCCGAGGTCACAGCCCTCCACTGGTAGCGGGCTGCGATATGGAAGCAATGAGAGTTCTGGCCAGGATTCCGTCTCCCCTGAACCCCTGTCTGAACCCCTGATGCCGCCCCCAGCTCTACCCACTGCTCGGAGGTCTCCCGCGATTGCTCCTCAGGCGGCGCAATCGCAAACCAACGAGCCTGCGACTCCGGCTATGTTGATGCGCATTCAGCGGCCGCAGCATAGTCCAGCCGCAATCGGCCAAGCGTCAGGCCCTGTGTCGTCTGAGTCACAGGATGATATAATGGAGGATGTTATTCTCCCAGAAGCAGCTACTCCTACTACCCACTTCTCCCAATCGCAAGTGGCCCGCATAGACACCTCCCTGCGAAATGGTCGTACGGATGCAGCATCCGTGATCACCCCAGCTCTAGAACCCAAACCGACTCCCTTGGCTGAGCGTACCCCAGGTTCAGTAGCTCCTAGCCCGCGCACCGTCGCTATGCCTTCTCCTAGCGGGCCGGTAGGCAAGAAATCAGACACACCCAAACTAGGGCCATTGGGTAGAAAGCGACAGAGTCTTAGCTCATCTCAACCCAGTCCGAATCTACGCCCTAAAATAAGTCCTAGCATACAACCATTGGTCCGAGGAGAAT GTATATCAAGTGAGACATCGGCCTTATATCTAGCCTCCAAATCGAACTACCAGCATATTTTGGATGGAACCCTTCTCCCTGGCGTATCCTATCCTGAAGCGTTAGCCGAAAATTTGAGCTCCAAGCGGACGAACCATAAGCTTGCAGAGCAAGGCCGACGTAATCGCATTAATAATGCGCTCAAGGAAATTGAAGCTCTAATTCCCGCTGAGTTTGTCAACATGAAAAATGCGAAAGATGCTACGCCTTGCAGTCTGAAAGGcagtgaaaaggaaaaagagaaacccAGCAATCAGCAGATCAGTAAGGCCAGCACTGTGGAAATGGCCATTGATTATATTAAagcattgaagaaggaacTCGAGGAAACGAAGGGCAAGCTAGAGGCTGCTGAGGCTCGGCTAGGCGAGAAAGAGACTTCTCAAGCCCACGACGGCGACTCAGTTAGCCCTGAAAATGAGCAATTGGAAAAGCCCGGCGAGGTTGTAGGTGTGCTTACAAGCCCTGCAACGAATGGCCCTGCATAG